Proteins encoded together in one Lathyrus oleraceus cultivar Zhongwan6 chromosome 5, CAAS_Psat_ZW6_1.0, whole genome shotgun sequence window:
- the LOC127080279 gene encoding zinc finger BED domain-containing protein RICESLEEPER 2-like, which yields MHERAFSIVEEEGFHFMMKCYNISYEKISRKTLKNDCIAVYEAERKKLKSTLRTVNKICLTTDLWKSQNQKIEYMVLSGHFIDADWVLQKRILSFVHVPPPRRGVDIADVIFKCLKDWGIENKIFSVSVDNAHYNDRCLKELKVLILRHRKLVLDGKLFHVLCCAYILNLLVQDGIGKIAKIVEDVRESVKFINQSEARLQTFSQIVQQLKLGGKKLILDCPTRWNSTYQMLSVAMQFKEVFPRFQDREPSYTTLLDDDDWEKVEKVSKFLEVFNVVTNIISGSEYPTANLYLAEVFRIKLVLDQAIQDESDFMKEMAKAMKGKFDKYWSQCNLVMSLASVLDPRIKMMGVNMCFPLIYPEVEARKNIKNMRITLDDMYKEYADILSEHSEEGSSRSGVDQNELILESQKSFGWSLLMNYVEEQQAIPAVKYEIEEYLNEPTYKPKDNGHMSFCALEWWKLNCGKYRVLSHMAADVLAIPISTVASESTFSTGGRVIDSFRASLSSSTVEALICGGDWLRILHGIRNKPKVEQVQTEITLLP from the exons ATGCATGAACGTGCATTTAGTATTGTTGAGGAAGAAGGTTTTCATTTTATGATGAAGTGTTATAATATTTCATATGAGAAAATTAGTCGAAAGACATTGAAGAATGATTGTATTGCTGTTTATGAAGCTGAAAGAAAAAAGTTGAAGTCTACTTTAAGGACAGTAAATAAGATTTGTTTGACCACTGATTTATGGAAGTCACAAAATCAGAAGATAGAATACATGGTGTTATCTGGCCATTTCATTGATGCTGACTGGGTTTTGCAGAAACGCATTCTTAGTTTTGTTCATGTTCCTCCTCCTCGGCGTGgtgttgatattgctgatgttatCTTCAAATGTCTTAAAGATTGGGgtattgaaaataaaatatttagtGTGTCAGTGGATAATGCACATTACAACGATAGATGTTTGAAAGAGTTAAAAGTTCTTATTTTAAGGCACCGGAAATTAGTGCTAGATGGAAAGTTATTTCATGTGCTTTGTTGTGCGTATATACTAAATTTGCTTGTTCAAGATGGTATTGGGAAAATAGCAAAAATAGTTGAAGACGTGCGTGAAAGTGTGAAGTTCATCAATCAGTCTGAAGCAAGGTTGCAAACATTCTCACAAATAGTTCAACAACTAAAGCTTGGTGGTAAAAAATTAATTCTTGATTGCCCTACTCGTTGGAACTCCACCTATCAAATGTTGTCAGTTGCAATGCAGTTCAAAGAAGTCTTCCCTCGTTTTCAAGATCGAGAACCAAGCTATACAACTCTTCTAGATGATGATGATTGGGAAAAGGTTGAAAAAGTTTCCAAGTTTCTAGAGGTATTTAATGTTGTTACAAATATTATTTCAGGTAGTGAATATCCAACTGCTAACTTATATCTTGCTGAGGTATTTCGAATCAAACTAGTTTTAGATCAAGCTATCCAAGATGAATCTGATTTTATGAAAGAAATGGCAAAAGCGATGAAGGGAAAATTTGACAAATATTGGAGCCAATGTAATCTTGTTATGTCGCTTGCTTCTGTGTTGGACCCTAGGATCAAAATGATGGGTGTTAACATGTGTTTTCCCTTAATTTATCCAGAAGTTGAAGCtagaaaaaatataaaaaatatgcGTATCACGCTTGATGATATGTACAAAGAGTATGCTGATATACTTAGTGAGCATAGTGAAGAAGGATCTAGTAGAAGTGGTGTTGATCAAAATGAGCTTATTTTGGAGTCACAAAAATCCTTTGGGTGGTCATTGTTAATGAATTATGTCGAAGAACAACAAGCAATTCCTGCTGTAAAATATGAAATTGAAGAGTATTTGAATGAGCCAACTTACAAACCTAAAGATAACGGCCACATGTCATTTTGTGCCTTGGAATGGTGGAAATTGAATTGTGGAAAATATAGAGTGTTATCCCATATGGCAGCAGATGTTCTTGCCATTCCAATATCTACTGTGGCTTCGGAGTCAACCTTTAGCACCGGAGGGAGAGTTATCGATTCATTTCGAGCTTCTTTAAGTTCATCTACTGTCGAAGCTTTAATTTGTGGTGGTGATTGGCTTCGAATATTGCATGGAATTAGGAACAAACCTAAG GTGGAGCAAGTGCAAACAGAAATTACATTACTCCCTTGA